A single window of Helicobacter macacae MIT 99-5501 DNA harbors:
- a CDS encoding 3'-5' exonuclease has product MSIAKELQARLTKSKISYEELYGILQQSSKNQTSYTDTKSTHKNPHKSTGKSSIVKSAKKSVEKNLGQDFGDRLDSSLDFTQDFAKDFGTRDFDKDFDIEEAYLQVELLRAQGLPLESSGDTYFLAHNELSWREQEFCFVDIETTGSKPQEHQIIEIGAIKWKNGKILGEFSELIHAYFVPETIVEITQITPKMLENARKEREVLRDFREFLAQSVFVAHNVGFDYGFVSVAMEQAGLYKLLNPKLCTIDLARRTILAKRYSLQYLNEFLGINTPTSHRAYADALTALKVFEISLLSLPKSVRTTQDLIDFSKSAM; this is encoded by the coding sequence TTGAGTATCGCAAAAGAGCTACAAGCAAGGCTGACAAAAAGCAAAATCTCTTATGAGGAGCTTTATGGGATTTTGCAACAATCTAGCAAGAATCAAACAAGCTACACAGATACCAAAAGCACGCACAAAAATCCACACAAAAGCACGGGAAAAAGTAGTATAGTAAAAAGTGCAAAAAAAAGTGTGGAAAAAAATCTAGGGCAGGATTTTGGGGACAGACTAGATTCTAGTTTAGATTTCACACAAGATTTTGCCAAAGATTTTGGGACTAGAGATTTTGATAAAGACTTTGACATAGAGGAAGCGTATCTACAAGTAGAGCTACTACGCGCACAGGGCTTGCCACTAGAATCAAGCGGGGATACTTACTTCCTAGCGCACAATGAACTATCGTGGAGGGAGCAGGAATTTTGCTTTGTGGATATTGAAACCACAGGGAGCAAACCACAAGAGCACCAAATCATCGAAATCGGTGCGATAAAGTGGAAAAATGGCAAAATTTTGGGCGAGTTTAGCGAGCTTATCCACGCGTATTTTGTCCCAGAAACTATCGTAGAAATCACCCAAATTACACCCAAAATGCTAGAAAACGCACGAAAAGAGCGAGAGGTTTTGCGTGATTTTAGGGAGTTTTTGGCACAGAGTGTTTTTGTAGCACACAATGTGGGATTTGACTATGGGTTTGTAAGTGTGGCTATGGAGCAAGCAGGGCTTTATAAGCTACTAAACCCAAAGCTATGCACCATAGATTTAGCCCGCAGGACGATACTTGCTAAGCGGTATTCTTTGCAGTATCTAAATGAATTTTTGGGGATAAATACGCCTACTTCACATCGTGCCTATGCTGACGCGCTAACCGCGCTAAAGGTGTTTGAAATATCGCTTTTATCGCTGCCAAAATCTGTGCGCACAACGCAGGATTTGATTGATTTTTCAAAAAGTGCTATGTAG
- the rpe gene encoding ribulose-phosphate 3-epimerase, which yields MLVAPSILSSDFLRLGEEVASICEAGADFVHIDIMDGHFVPNLTFGAPVIKSVANAATKPLDVHLMVEKVESFVDSFLPLKPEFISVHIEEVKHLHRLISHIRGNGVRPAVVLNPHTSEENLRYILPDIDMVLLMSVNPGFGGQEFIPSVLEKARNLRELIEAKNPKCLIEVDGGVNDKNALSLKQAGVDILVAGSFVFGARDYRQAIDLLKNPR from the coding sequence ATGCTAGTCGCACCGAGTATTTTATCTAGCGATTTTTTGCGACTTGGCGAGGAGGTAGCCTCTATCTGTGAAGCGGGTGCTGATTTTGTCCATATTGACATTATGGATGGGCACTTCGTGCCAAATCTCACATTTGGCGCACCTGTGATAAAAAGCGTAGCAAACGCCGCTACAAAGCCACTAGATGTGCACCTAATGGTAGAAAAAGTAGAAAGTTTTGTAGATAGCTTCTTGCCACTAAAGCCAGAATTTATAAGCGTGCATATCGAAGAAGTGAAGCACCTACACCGCCTTATAAGCCACATACGAGGTAATGGAGTGCGTCCCGCAGTCGTGCTAAACCCACACACAAGTGAGGAAAATCTGCGCTATATTTTGCCAGATATTGATATGGTGCTACTAATGAGTGTAAATCCGGGATTTGGTGGGCAGGAGTTTATCCCTTCAGTCCTAGAAAAAGCACGAAACTTGCGCGAACTAATAGAAGCCAAAAATCCAAAATGCCTAATAGAAGTCGATGGCGGAGTAAATGACAAAAACGCTCTATCTTTGAAGCAAGCAGGTGTAGACATACTCGTAGCGGGGAGTTTTGTATTTGGTGCTAGGGATTATCGCCAAGCCATAGACTTGCTAAAAAACCCACGATAG
- a CDS encoding class 1 fructose-bisphosphatase — translation MQAQAKIDFATLKLCLQECAIAVHSALQSQNVGYLSSTNSSGDMQLGVDVACDKLIEQKLLELGCVKGVCSEEKQEALYKDSSANLLVAYDPLDGSSLFDSNLSVGSIFGIYQGEFASSAIVGACYVVYGPRLELVWADSTDDEVGHFLYDFARGEWRKKPALRLGEKGKLNAPGGTQKHWSEKHKVLVDSLFAQGYRLRYSGGMVPDLHQILIKGGGLFSYPATQDAPKGKLRKLFEVFPFAFIYEKAGGEGIDGHCSLLKLGCDGLHDTTQCFLGSKAEIAIVKEAYK, via the coding sequence ATGCAAGCCCAAGCAAAAATAGATTTTGCAACACTAAAGCTATGTTTGCAAGAGTGTGCTATCGCTGTGCATAGCGCACTACAAAGCCAGAATGTAGGCTATCTATCTAGCACAAACTCTAGTGGGGATATGCAGCTAGGAGTAGATGTGGCGTGTGATAAACTCATAGAACAAAAACTCTTAGAGCTAGGGTGCGTAAAGGGAGTGTGCTCTGAAGAAAAACAAGAAGCACTCTATAAAGATTCTAGTGCAAATCTTTTGGTGGCTTATGACCCGCTAGATGGCTCAAGTCTTTTTGACTCAAACCTTAGCGTGGGCTCTATATTTGGAATCTATCAAGGGGAGTTTGCCTCTAGTGCGATAGTAGGGGCGTGCTATGTGGTGTATGGACCGCGCTTAGAGCTAGTGTGGGCAGATAGCACAGATGATGAGGTGGGGCATTTTTTGTATGATTTTGCTAGGGGGGAATGGCGTAAAAAGCCAGCCTTGCGTTTGGGAGAGAAAGGCAAGCTAAATGCACCGGGTGGGACACAAAAGCATTGGAGTGAGAAGCACAAGGTGCTAGTGGATTCTCTTTTTGCGCAAGGGTATCGATTGCGATATTCGGGGGGAATGGTGCCAGATTTGCACCAGATACTTATAAAAGGTGGAGGGCTATTTAGCTACCCTGCGACACAGGACGCACCAAAAGGCAAGCTAAGAAAACTTTTTGAGGTGTTTCCATTTGCTTTTATCTATGAGAAAGCAGGTGGAGAGGGCATAGATGGACACTGCTCTTTATTAAAGCTAGGGTGTGATGGACTGCACGATACCACGCAGTGCTTCTTAGGCAGCAAAGCAGAAATCGCCATTGTAAAAGAAGCATATAAATAA
- a CDS encoding ATP-binding protein, with product MEFLEDFLHTKDIQKAKIFELLRCKEQEAIILQYMTKALLDGVQEVGVIELVHNCFGEQVSQDSLNTSQDLQNPAKATKKTTKKDSLQKQNSLQNPLQNSLYDKPKQSLIITHLPTIRTLLDLGWIVLSEMSRFKQPNIKDLALLELLSCEVSLSSAFLRLIERGHSEVQMPDETPYNDHLEYVKDQFLRIHLASKFSPQNDKKNTALKSQINALENRIKERLLITTKEISAHKIIKDYALNPKEEMIFFALLKEEYYGGDGYYRDMNNLIDLISESEYDKMKNRALLDEKSTLIEKGLLDFGEMLNPFGGIVRTFYIPEEILHKVIREPYKKKSKKIALASVLEEQEIFELLRPKSSLDEIVLPQSTRTMIDSILKQVDSSVVARLKQWGIKDKHKGVEAKILFYGAAGTGKTLSALAIAKALKKQVLSFDCSKILSMYVGESEKNVRKIFDTYSDISKKIKNEPVLLLDEADQFLSTRITSSSGAEKMHNQMQNIFLEQIERFSGVLVATTNLVESIDSAFSRRFDYKIEFRRPNEEQRRKLWEKYLPKNAQYEPNSSIESLCKELSSHSLSGAQIALVIKNTAYKVATRDKPIFTKDDFIEAIKRELSGDFDSSKSVGFI from the coding sequence ATGGAATTTTTAGAGGATTTTTTACATACAAAAGACATACAAAAAGCGAAGATTTTTGAGCTTTTGAGATGCAAAGAGCAAGAAGCAATCATCTTGCAATATATGACAAAAGCACTACTAGATGGCGTGCAAGAAGTGGGTGTGATAGAGCTAGTGCACAACTGCTTTGGCGAGCAAGTAAGCCAAGATAGCCTAAACACTTCACAAGACTTGCAAAATCCTGCCAAAGCTACCAAAAAAACGACAAAAAAAGATTCCCTACAAAAACAAAACTCACTTCAAAATCCCCTCCAAAACTCACTATATGACAAGCCAAAGCAATCCCTAATCATTACCCACCTCCCTACTATCCGCACGCTTTTGGATTTGGGGTGGATTGTCCTTAGTGAGATGTCGCGATTTAAGCAGCCAAATATCAAGGACTTGGCTTTGCTAGAGCTGCTAAGCTGTGAGGTAAGCCTCTCTAGCGCGTTTTTGCGCCTCATAGAGAGAGGACATAGCGAAGTGCAAATGCCCGATGAAACGCCTTATAATGACCATCTAGAGTATGTCAAAGACCAATTTTTGCGCATACATTTGGCAAGCAAATTTAGCCCACAAAATGACAAAAAAAACACCGCGCTAAAATCCCAGATAAACGCGCTAGAAAACCGCATAAAAGAGCGACTTCTAATCACCACAAAAGAGATTTCAGCACACAAAATCATCAAAGACTACGCGCTAAACCCAAAAGAAGAGATGATATTTTTTGCGTTGCTTAAAGAGGAATACTACGGAGGAGATGGCTACTACCGAGATATGAACAACCTCATAGACTTGATAAGTGAAAGCGAATATGACAAAATGAAAAACCGCGCCCTGCTTGATGAAAAATCCACCCTCATAGAAAAAGGACTACTTGACTTTGGGGAAATGCTAAATCCATTTGGTGGAATCGTGCGGACATTTTATATCCCCGAAGAGATTTTGCACAAGGTTATCCGCGAGCCCTACAAGAAAAAAAGCAAAAAAATCGCCCTAGCTTCTGTGCTAGAAGAGCAAGAAATCTTTGAGCTACTGCGTCCCAAAAGTAGCCTAGATGAAATCGTGCTACCACAATCCACTAGGACAATGATAGACTCTATCCTAAAGCAAGTAGACTCTAGCGTGGTAGCTAGACTAAAGCAATGGGGGATAAAAGACAAGCACAAAGGAGTAGAAGCAAAAATCCTTTTCTACGGTGCAGCAGGCACGGGCAAAACGCTTAGCGCACTTGCCATAGCCAAAGCCCTAAAAAAGCAAGTGCTTAGCTTTGACTGCTCCAAAATCCTCTCTATGTATGTGGGCGAGAGTGAAAAAAATGTGCGAAAGATATTTGACACATACAGCGACATAAGCAAAAAAATCAAAAACGAGCCCGTGCTACTACTAGATGAAGCAGACCAATTCCTAAGCACGCGCATAACCTCTAGCTCTGGCGCGGAGAAAATGCACAACCAAATGCAAAATATATTTTTGGAGCAAATCGAGCGATTTAGTGGCGTGCTAGTGGCTACGACAAATCTTGTAGAGAGTATAGATTCTGCGTTTTCTAGGAGGTTTGACTACAAAATCGAGTTTAGGCGACCAAATGAGGAGCAAAGACGCAAGCTGTGGGAAAAATACCTCCCCAAAAACGCACAATATGAGCCAAACTCTAGCATAGAATCCCTCTGCAAGGAGCTATCTAGCCATAGCTTAAGTGGCGCTCAAATCGCCCTAGTGATAAAAAACACCGCCTATAAAGTCGCCACTAGAGATAAGCCTATCTTTACCAAAGATGACTTTATAGAAGCTATAAAGCGTGAGCTAAGCGGGGACTTTGATAGTAGCAAAAGTGTGGGGTTTATATAG
- the cas9 gene encoding type II CRISPR RNA-guided endonuclease Cas9 (Cas9, originally named Csn1, is the large, multifunctional signature protein of type II CRISPR/Cas systems. It is well known even to general audiences because its RNA-guided endonuclease activity has made it a popular tool for custom editing of eukaryotic genomes.), translating into MSQNQNPNTQSHLNPTTQSSTQSNPQPTTQESLKILGFDIGVASIGWAFVEGGELKDCGVRIFTKAENPKDGSSLALPRREARGVRRRLARRKGRLNALKVLICKEFGLNRSDYLATAGELPKAYATSKETKSPYQLRAESLERKLSADEFARVILHIAKHRGYGNKHAKESSDDDSGKVKKAISENQKVMSEKGYTTAGQYLYGEFYQKARNFSEAEPKSPKNARGTQEFKNVRNKSENYARCLAQSELQKELEIIFAKQREFGFQFSDKKHKTINANGKLKELDFADAVLEIAFLQRPLKSFADKVGKCTFYEDKPRAPKDSLSAIEFVALTRIINTLANITKRSGEVYSADKVREILSIVLDKGEITYKNLRKVIALDERLQFPKDSKLDYAKEDAEKAKAIEFSKLKAFRKALGGSFEGFIRAELDSIATDIALIKSKDELKAKLANYQSLNDEQREKLSELSFDKFIDLSFKALEAILPLMRGDKDDKIYRYDEAWREAGLVEVAKKTQKGDSLPPLIEYEKDLANPVVARALAEYRKVLNALLKKHGKVHKIHLEFTRQAGVSSKERGEIIAEQNKRLKANEEARKRCEEYGLIPSGKNILKLKLWQEQGEFCVYSGKKITQSDLRDESTLQIDHIYPYSRSYDDSQNNKVLVFTDANQNKLNQTPYEAFGKDISKWNQILGRIEKLPKAKKNRITNKNFANKEAGFIARNIVDTSYIARLSASYTDAFIEFCPLAENEDTTLGRGEKGSKKHISVVNGSLTATMRHYWGLNTLLDGENSESKDRSNHLHHALDAIIIAYVNDSVIKAFSDFKKTQEQNKARLIAKEIESAEYKISRRFFSPSGFENNEAFRQAIKRKILGQSLESRENDMTINSEALGEKVGGIFVSKPPRKRARGALHKETFSSIDDKDLLKTYGGKEGVNRAIKLGKVRQIGSKIADNGTMVRVDIFRHKVSGKFYGVPIYTMDFALGILPNKAVVGGKDKSGVIKDWLPMDSNYEFCFSLFKDDLILVQKKEMSKAELCYFAGFDTSGGQIKVEKHDNHFATLTDNQRLLFNIATPKEVAGKSIGIQNLKVFEKWQVSPLGEVSKAEFKEREPIALKSTPKRFLQG; encoded by the coding sequence ATGTCGCAAAATCAAAATCCAAACACACAATCTCATCTCAATCCTACTACACAATCAAGTACGCAGTCTAACCCACAACCAACCACGCAAGAGAGCTTAAAAATCTTAGGCTTTGATATAGGTGTGGCGAGTATTGGCTGGGCGTTTGTCGAGGGTGGAGAGCTAAAAGACTGCGGAGTGAGAATCTTCACAAAGGCAGAAAATCCAAAAGATGGCAGTTCTCTAGCTTTGCCACGCCGTGAGGCAAGGGGAGTGCGTAGGCGACTAGCACGGCGCAAAGGTAGGCTAAATGCGCTAAAAGTGCTTATCTGCAAGGAGTTTGGGCTAAATCGTAGCGACTATCTAGCCACCGCAGGGGAACTACCAAAGGCTTACGCCACGAGCAAAGAAACAAAAAGCCCATATCAGCTCCGCGCAGAATCACTAGAGCGCAAACTTAGTGCCGATGAGTTTGCCCGCGTGATTTTGCATATCGCCAAGCATAGAGGCTATGGCAACAAACACGCAAAAGAATCAAGCGATGATGATAGTGGCAAAGTCAAAAAGGCGATAAGTGAAAATCAAAAAGTGATGAGTGAAAAAGGCTACACAACCGCAGGGCAGTATCTCTATGGCGAGTTTTATCAAAAGGCGCGGAATTTTAGCGAGGCAGAACCAAAGTCCCCCAAAAACGCGCGAGGCACACAAGAATTTAAAAATGTCCGCAATAAGAGCGAAAACTATGCTAGGTGTTTGGCGCAGAGTGAGTTGCAAAAAGAATTAGAGATTATTTTTGCCAAACAACGCGAATTTGGCTTTCAATTTAGTGATAAAAAGCATAAAACCATCAATGCAAATGGCAAACTTAAAGAGCTAGATTTTGCAGACGCGGTGCTAGAAATCGCATTTTTACAACGCCCACTAAAAAGTTTCGCAGATAAAGTCGGCAAATGCACCTTTTATGAGGATAAACCCCGCGCACCAAAAGACTCTTTAAGTGCTATCGAATTTGTTGCGCTTACGCGTATCATAAACACTCTAGCAAATATCACAAAGCGCAGTGGCGAGGTATATAGCGCGGATAAAGTGCGCGAGATTCTATCCATAGTGCTAGATAAAGGCGAAATCACTTATAAAAACTTGCGCAAAGTCATCGCCCTTGATGAAAGACTACAATTCCCCAAAGACTCCAAACTAGACTACGCAAAAGAGGACGCCGAAAAAGCAAAGGCAATAGAATTTAGCAAACTAAAAGCATTTAGAAAGGCTTTGGGTGGGAGCTTTGAGGGATTTATCCGTGCCGAGCTAGATTCTATCGCCACAGATATTGCGCTTATCAAAAGCAAAGATGAGCTAAAAGCCAAACTTGCCAATTATCAAAGCCTAAATGATGAGCAAAGAGAGAAATTAAGTGAGCTAAGTTTTGATAAATTTATTGATTTGAGTTTTAAGGCATTGGAGGCGATTTTACCCCTTATGCGCGGGGATAAAGATGATAAAATCTATCGCTATGATGAAGCGTGGAGAGAAGCGGGACTAGTCGAAGTAGCCAAAAAGACGCAAAAAGGCGATAGCCTCCCACCTCTAATAGAATATGAGAAAGATTTAGCAAATCCCGTAGTGGCAAGGGCTTTGGCAGAGTATCGCAAAGTGCTTAATGCTTTGCTTAAAAAACACGGCAAGGTGCATAAGATTCATTTAGAATTTACTCGCCAAGCGGGTGTGAGTAGCAAAGAGCGGGGCGAAATCATAGCCGAGCAAAACAAGAGGCTTAAGGCAAATGAAGAAGCGCGAAAAAGGTGTGAGGAATATGGGCTAATCCCAAGTGGCAAAAATATCCTTAAACTCAAACTTTGGCAAGAGCAAGGCGAATTTTGCGTATATAGTGGTAAAAAAATCACACAAAGTGATTTGCGTGATGAAAGCACATTGCAAATCGACCATATCTACCCATACTCGCGAAGCTATGATGATAGCCAAAATAACAAAGTGCTTGTTTTTACAGATGCCAATCAAAACAAGCTAAATCAAACGCCTTATGAAGCCTTTGGCAAAGATATTAGCAAATGGAATCAGATTTTAGGGCGTATCGAAAAACTACCAAAGGCAAAGAAAAATCGCATCACAAACAAAAATTTTGCAAACAAAGAAGCTGGGTTTATCGCGCGAAATATCGTAGATACAAGCTATATCGCTAGACTTAGTGCTAGCTATACAGACGCATTTATTGAGTTTTGCCCCCTAGCAGAAAATGAGGATACCACGCTAGGGCGCGGCGAAAAGGGAAGCAAAAAACACATAAGTGTGGTAAATGGTTCACTAACGGCGACTATGAGGCATTATTGGGGGCTAAATACTCTGCTAGATGGCGAGAATAGCGAATCAAAAGATAGAAGTAACCACCTCCACCACGCCCTAGATGCGATAATCATCGCTTATGTGAATGATAGCGTGATAAAGGCTTTTAGCGACTTTAAGAAAACCCAAGAGCAAAACAAAGCTCGGCTTATCGCCAAAGAGATAGAATCAGCCGAGTATAAAATCTCACGCAGATTTTTCTCGCCAAGTGGCTTTGAAAACAATGAGGCATTTCGTCAGGCTATAAAGCGTAAGATTTTGGGACAATCTCTTGAATCTAGAGAAAATGATATGACAATAAATAGTGAGGCTTTGGGCGAAAAAGTGGGCGGAATCTTTGTCAGCAAACCACCTAGAAAACGCGCAAGAGGTGCTTTGCATAAAGAGACTTTTAGTAGCATTGATGATAAAGATTTGCTAAAAACCTATGGCGGCAAAGAGGGTGTGAATCGCGCCATAAAGCTAGGCAAAGTCCGCCAAATCGGTAGCAAAATCGCCGATAATGGCACAATGGTGCGCGTGGATATTTTTCGCCATAAAGTAAGTGGCAAATTTTATGGTGTGCCAATTTATACGATGGATTTCGCACTTGGGATTTTGCCAAATAAAGCCGTAGTGGGTGGCAAAGATAAATCTGGCGTGATAAAAGATTGGCTACCGATGGACTCAAATTATGAATTTTGTTTTAGCCTTTTTAAAGATGATTTGATTTTGGTGCAGAAAAAGGAAATGAGCAAGGCGGAGTTGTGTTATTTTGCTGGATTTGACACTTCGGGTGGGCAAATCAAAGTCGAAAAACACGACAACCATTTTGCTACTCTTACGGACAATCAAAGGTTGCTTTTTAACATTGCAACACCAAAAGAAGTTGCGGGTAAAAGCATAGGTATCCAAAATCTAAAAGTCTTTGAAAAATGGCAGGTTTCGCCACTTGGCGAGGTAAGCAAGGCAGAGTTCAAAGAGCGAGAGCCTATCGCACTGAAATCCACTCCAAAAAGATTCTTGCAAGGATAG